CCAATCTTTCCCTTTTTGCAAGTCCTATAAAAAAAGATTTCTCCGTTAATCTTATGTCAGCATTATCTTGTCTTAATAAAATTCTAAATTCTGCTCTTGCTGTAAACATTCTGTATGGTTCATTTACTCCTTTTGTAACAAGGTCATCAATTAATACACCAATATATGCTTCATCTCTGTTTATTATAAATTCTTCTTTTTTATTTATCTTTTTATTTGCATTTATGCCTGCAATCATTCCTTGTGCTCCAGCTTCTTCATAACCTGTTGTACCATTTATCTGTCCGGCAAAATACAAGTTTTGAATTATTTTTGTTTCTAAAGTATGATAAATTTGCGTTGGGTCAAAATAATCATATTCAATAGCATATCCCGGACGAAATATTTTTGCCTTTTCAAGTCCTTCAATTTTTCTTATTCCTTCAATTTGCGTTTCCCAAGGTAAAGATGATGAAAATCCATTAATATAATATTCAACAGTATCATTTCCTTCTGGTTCGAGGAATAACTGATGTTTTTCTTTGTCTGCAAACGTTATTATTTTGTCTTCAATACTTGGACAATATCTTGGACCAATACTTTTTATTGTTCCATCAAACATAGGGGAGTCGTCAAATCCCTTTTTCAATACATCATGAACATTTTTATCCGTATAAGCAATGTAACAACTTTTTTGTTCTTTTAATATACTATCGTTTATAAATGAAAAAACACCAGGATTTTCATCACCCTTTTGTTCACCAAGTTTTTCAAATTCTATAGTTCTTCCATCAATTCTACATGGAGTGCCGGTTTTCATTCTTCCATAATTGAATCCTGCCTTTTTTAACTGTTCTGTAATTCCAAAAGATGATGGTTCAGAAGCTCTTCCACCAGTTATTTTAACTTTTCCAATATGCATTAATCCGTTTAAAAATGTACCATTAGTTAATATAACGGCTTTTGACATGAACTTTATTCCAAGATTTGTTTTAACTCCTTTTACTTCCTTTTTTTCAATAATCAACTCATTTACAGTGTCTTGAAACATGTCAATGTTTTCAATATTTTCTATAATTTTTCTCCATTCTAATGAAAATTCCATTCTATCGCATTGTGCTCTCGGGCTCCACATTGCCGGTCCCTTAGATTTATTAAGCATTCTGAATTGTATCATAGTTTTGTCTGTAACAATTCCTGAATATCCACCCATTGCATCAATTTCTCTTATTATCTGACCTTTTGCAATTCCACCCATAGCAGGGTTGCAAGACATCTGGGCAATTTTATTCATATCCATTGTTATAAGTAATACTTTCGAGCCCATATTTCCAGCTGCAGCTGCTGCTTCGCAGCCAGCATGTCCCGCACCAACAATAATAATGTCGTATTTATCAATCATTCTTTTTATTGTTTATAATATTTTTCAATATATAAATTTTCCATTTCGGTCATTTCTATTTTTGATTTTTTATTCTTATCATCATATTTTAACAGGTGTAATATTCCATGAATAATAATTCGTAACAATTCATTATAAAATTCTACACAGAATGTTTTTGCATTTTCTGTCACTCTTTCCAAACTAATGTATATATCGCCTGAAATAAGTCTATTTACATTATAATTGAAAGTAATTATATCTGTTAAATAATTCTTTAAAAGGTATTTTTTATTTATTTCATTAAGGTAATTATCAGAAACAAAAATAATATTAATATCTCCGGTTTTACAACCTTCATCATCAATAACTTTAATTATCCACTTTTTTATTTTTGATTTATTTATTTTGGGAAGTTCTATTTCCTCATTATGAAAATAGATCACATTATTATAATTTAAACTTTAGAGTTACTTCTGTGCCTTCTTTATT
This genomic stretch from Bacteroidales bacterium harbors:
- the mnmG gene encoding tRNA uridine-5-carboxymethylaminomethyl(34) synthesis enzyme MnmG; protein product: MIDKYDIIIVGAGHAGCEAAAAAGNMGSKVLLITMDMNKIAQMSCNPAMGGIAKGQIIREIDAMGGYSGIVTDKTMIQFRMLNKSKGPAMWSPRAQCDRMEFSLEWRKIIENIENIDMFQDTVNELIIEKKEVKGVKTNLGIKFMSKAVILTNGTFLNGLMHIGKVKITGGRASEPSSFGITEQLKKAGFNYGRMKTGTPCRIDGRTIEFEKLGEQKGDENPGVFSFINDSILKEQKSCYIAYTDKNVHDVLKKGFDDSPMFDGTIKSIGPRYCPSIEDKIITFADKEKHQLFLEPEGNDTVEYYINGFSSSLPWETQIEGIRKIEGLEKAKIFRPGYAIEYDYFDPTQIYHTLETKIIQNLYFAGQINGTTGYEEAGAQGMIAGINANKKINKKEEFIINRDEAYIGVLIDDLVTKGVNEPYRMFTARAEFRILLRQDNADIRLTEKSFFIGLAKRERLERVNYKKTLINEIIDYFQKNSITPDEINKKLEEIDTNKIKQKTRLCNLILRPNISIFDLIKCSDKLKIFVDNIKKQKNEILECAEISMKYNGYIIRERIIAEKLKRLEDVKLNKNIDYNKFLSISTEARQKLNNIKPRTIGQASRISGISPSDINVLLVSLGR
- the ybeY gene encoding rRNA maturation RNase YbeY gives rise to the protein MIYFHNEEIELPKINKSKIKKWIIKVIDDEGCKTGDINIIFVSDNYLNEINKKYLLKNYLTDIITFNYNVNRLISGDIYISLERVTENAKTFCVEFYNELLRIIIHGILHLLKYDDKNKKSKIEMTEMENLYIEKYYKQ